From [Flavobacterium] thermophilum:
GGAAGGAAGCCATAAACTAGAAATTATTTGGACTGTCATTCCAATCATCCTCTTGCTGATTTTGGCGGTGCCGACGGTATCGGCGACGTTTAAGCTGGCGGATGTCAAGCCGATGAATGACAAGAACCGTGATAAAGACACGGTTGTGGTCAACGTGCGCGCCAACTTGTATTGGTGGGAGTTTGAGTACCCGGATTACGGCATTATTACGAGCCAAGATTTAGTTGTACCGACGGACGAAAAAGTCTATTTTAACTTGATTGCGTCAGACGTCAAACACTCGTTCTGGATTCCGGCGGTCGGCGGAAAAATGGATACAAATACGGACAACAAAAACCAGTTCTGGCTTGTCTTTGACCAAGAAGCGACAGATAAAGCCGGCGGCGTCTTTTACGGCAAATGTGCGGAGCTTTGCGGTCCGTCCCATGCGTTGATGGACTTCAAAGTGCGTCCGCTGCCGCGCGCGGAGTTTGATGCATGGGTCGAAAAAATGCAAAATGCGAAAAAACCGGTTGTGACAGATCCGGTCGCCAAACAAGGCGAGGCGATTTTCAACAAAAGCTGTATCGGCTGCCATGCCGTGTCGCCGGTAGACAAGCGTCCGGAACAGGCACGCACAGCGCCGAACTTGGCGAACTTTGGCGATCGTGAACGGATTGCCGGCATTTTAGAACACAATGAAGAAAACTTGAAAAGATGGCTGCGTGATCCCGAAAGCATAAAGCCTGGAAACAAAATGACAGGTACATATGGCGAACTGACAGAAGAGCAGATTGATGCGTTGACGAAATATTTAATGAGCTTAAAAGTGGAATAAGGCATAAAAGGGAGGTTTCACTGTGAGTACGATCGCTCGCAAAAAGGGTGTCGGCGCCGTTTTATGGGATTACTTGACAACGGTCGACCATAAAAAAATCGCCCATCTGTACTTGATTGCTGGCGGGATTTTCTTTCTGCTCGGCGGTCTTGAAGCATTGTTTATCCGCATTCAGCTCGCGAAGCCGAACAACGATTTTCTGGTCGGCGGGCTGTACAACGAAGTGCTGACGATGCATGGGACGACGATGATTTTCTTGGCTGCCATGCCGCTTCTTTTCGCGTTCATGAACGCCGTCGTTCCTTTGCAGATCGGCGCGCGCGACGTTGCGTTCCCGTTCTTGAACGCGCTCGGATTTTGGCTCTTTTTCTTCGGCGGCCTGTTTTTAAACTGTTCGTGGTTTTTAGGCGGCGCGCCGGACGCCGGTTGGACGTCGTACGCATCGCTAGCGCTCGCTTCGAAAGCGCACCACGGTGTCGACTTTTACACGCTCGGATTGCAAATTTCCGGCTTCGGAACGATCATGGGTGCCATTAACTTCCTTGTCACGATCATCAACATGCGCGCCCCGGGCATGACATTTATGCGCATGCCGATGTTCACGTGGGCGACGTTTGTGGCGTCGGCGCTTATCTTGTTTGCGTTCCCGCCGCTGACGGTCGGCTTGATTTTCATGATGATGGACCGGTTGTTTGGCGGCAACTTCTTTAACCCCGCTGCCGGTGGTAATACGATTATCTGGGAGCACTTATTCTGGGTGTTTGGACATCCGGAAGTTTACATTCTTGTTTTGCCGGCATTCGGTATTTTCTCGGAAATTTTCGCGACGTTCTCGCGCAAGCGCCTGTTCGGCTATTCGTCGATGGTGTTTGCGACCGTGCTCATCGCCTTTTTCGGATTCATGGTATGGGCGCACCATATGTTTACGGTCGGGTTGGGGCCGATTGCGAATGCAATCTTTGCCGTTGCGACAATGGCGATTGCGGTTCCGACGGGGATTAAAATTTTCAACTGGCTGTTTACGATATGGGGTGGAAGCATCAAGTTTACGACGCCGATGTATTATGCAGTAGCGTTTATTCCGTCGTTCGTCATGGGCGGGGTCACAGGTGTCATGCTCGCATCGGCTGCCGCTGACTACCAATACCATGACAGTTATTTCGTCGTGGCGCACTTCCATTACGTCATTGTCGGCGGGGTTGTGTTTGCCCTGCTTGCCGGTACGCACTATTGGTGGCCGAAAATGTTTGGCCGCATGCTGAACGAGACGCTTGGCAAAATTACGTTCTGGCTGTTCTTTATCGGGTTCCATTTGACATTCTTTATCCAGCACTTCCTCGGCTTGACGGGGATGCCGCGCCGCGTCTTTACGTATTTGCCGAACCAAGGATGGGAAACCGGCAACTTGATCAGCACGGTTGGGGCGTTCTTTATGGCAGCCGCGACGGTTATTTTACTTATTAACATTGTGATTACGACGGTAAAAGGCGAAAAAGCGGCGGGGGATGCATGGGGCGACGGCCGCACGCTCGAATGGGCCATCGCTTCGCCGCCGCCGGTGTACAACTTTGCCCAACTGCCGCTCGTGCGCGGTTTGGACGCCTTCTGGCTTGAAAAAATGGAAGGCAAAAAAGAATTGACGCCGGCCGAGCCGCTTGGCGATATTCATATGCCGAATTCATCATTCTTGCCGTTTATCATTTCATTTGGCTTGTTTGTCGCGGCATTCGGTTTTACGTATCATCAAGAGGCGGCTTGGGGCTTGCCGGTCGGCGTTCTCGGCTTGCTCATTACGCTCGGTGCGATGTTCTTGCGCTCGGTGATTGATGATCACGGCTTCCACATTCATAAAGAGGAAGTGCTTGAACTTGAGAAGAAGGGGGCGAACGCCTGATGCACGTGGAGGAAAAACTGACGGCCGAGACGTTTCCGGCCGCGCCGGAACGCGCCACCCTTGAGGGGAAAAATAAGTTTCTCGGTTTTTGGCTGTTTTTAGGCGGAGAGACGGTTATGTTCGCCTCTCTCTTCGCCACCTATTTGGCGCTCAAAGACAAAACGAACGGCGGCCCTTCGGCGGAAGAGCTGTTCCAAATGCCGATCGTGTTTATGGCGACGATGCTTCTGTTAACGAGCAGTTTAACGAGCGTTTACGCCATTTATCATATGAAAAACTTTGATTTTCAAAAAATGCAACTTTGGTTTGGCATTACGGTGCTGCTTGGCGCTGGGTTTTTGGCCTTGGAAATTTATGAGTTTTATGAGTATGTTCATGAAGGCCATAAGTTTACGACGAGCGCCTTCGCGTCCGCCTTTTACACGCTCGTCGGCACGCACGGCGCCCACGTTGCGTTTGGATTGCTTTGGATTTTAACATTGATGATTCGCAATGCCAAGCGCGGGTTAAACTTATATAATGCCCCGAAGTTTTACGTCGCGAGCCTTTATTGGCACTTTATCGACGTCGTCTGGGTGTTCATTTTTACCGTCGTATATTTAATGGGAATGGTGGGGTGAACGTATGGCGAACCAAACGAACTCCGGAAATGAGCGCATCGACTTAGCATATCGCCGCCGGAAAAATGCGGAAGACATGCGCCATCAACTCATCGCCTTCGTGCTGATGATTTTGTTGACGCTCATCTCTTTCGCCGCGGTCGGCTACGAAGAGTTTTCCCATTGGTTTGTCATTCCGTTTATTTTGCTTTTAGCTGGCGTGCAAGTGGCGTTTCAGCTTTATTATTTCATGCATATGAGCCATAAAGGTCATGAGTTTCCGGCTATGTTTATTTATGGAGGCGTGTTTGTCATGCTTCTGCTTGTGTGGGCGTTTACGACGGTCATTTGGTGGTAAGCAAAGGGGGAATCGGTGCAGATACCGGTTTCCCCTTTTTCCATAGCTCTTCGGGTGCTGCATGTAGTATAATGAGAAAAGGACAGAGCAGGAGGGAATTTCTATGTTTCAATCGCTGCAAATGTTTGGTCCCGTTGCGCTTTGGAGTCCGCTTTTTTTGCTTGTGTT
This genomic window contains:
- the ctaC gene encoding Cytochrome c oxidase subunit 2 precursor; this translates as MNKGLRNWRLLSLFGMMALLLAGCGKPFLSTLQPAGEVADMQYSLMLLSTSIMVLVIVVVAIIFVYVVIRFRRRKGEENKIPKQVEGSHKLEIIWTVIPIILLLILAVPTVSATFKLADVKPMNDKNRDKDTVVVNVRANLYWWEFEYPDYGIITSQDLVVPTDEKVYFNLIASDVKHSFWIPAVGGKMDTNTDNKNQFWLVFDQEATDKAGGVFYGKCAELCGPSHALMDFKVRPLPRAEFDAWVEKMQNAKKPVVTDPVAKQGEAIFNKSCIGCHAVSPVDKRPEQARTAPNLANFGDRERIAGILEHNEENLKRWLRDPESIKPGNKMTGTYGELTEEQIDALTKYLMSLKVE
- the ctaD gene encoding Cytochrome c oxidase subunit 1 → MSTIARKKGVGAVLWDYLTTVDHKKIAHLYLIAGGIFFLLGGLEALFIRIQLAKPNNDFLVGGLYNEVLTMHGTTMIFLAAMPLLFAFMNAVVPLQIGARDVAFPFLNALGFWLFFFGGLFLNCSWFLGGAPDAGWTSYASLALASKAHHGVDFYTLGLQISGFGTIMGAINFLVTIINMRAPGMTFMRMPMFTWATFVASALILFAFPPLTVGLIFMMMDRLFGGNFFNPAAGGNTIIWEHLFWVFGHPEVYILVLPAFGIFSEIFATFSRKRLFGYSSMVFATVLIAFFGFMVWAHHMFTVGLGPIANAIFAVATMAIAVPTGIKIFNWLFTIWGGSIKFTTPMYYAVAFIPSFVMGGVTGVMLASAAADYQYHDSYFVVAHFHYVIVGGVVFALLAGTHYWWPKMFGRMLNETLGKITFWLFFIGFHLTFFIQHFLGLTGMPRRVFTYLPNQGWETGNLISTVGAFFMAAATVILLINIVITTVKGEKAAGDAWGDGRTLEWAIASPPPVYNFAQLPLVRGLDAFWLEKMEGKKELTPAEPLGDIHMPNSSFLPFIISFGLFVAAFGFTYHQEAAWGLPVGVLGLLITLGAMFLRSVIDDHGFHIHKEEVLELEKKGANA
- the ctaE gene encoding Cytochrome c oxidase subunit 3, whose amino-acid sequence is MHVEEKLTAETFPAAPERATLEGKNKFLGFWLFLGGETVMFASLFATYLALKDKTNGGPSAEELFQMPIVFMATMLLLTSSLTSVYAIYHMKNFDFQKMQLWFGITVLLGAGFLALEIYEFYEYVHEGHKFTTSAFASAFYTLVGTHGAHVAFGLLWILTLMIRNAKRGLNLYNAPKFYVASLYWHFIDVVWVFIFTVVYLMGMVG
- the caaD gene encoding Cytochrome c oxidase subunit 4B translates to MANQTNSGNERIDLAYRRRKNAEDMRHQLIAFVLMILLTLISFAAVGYEEFSHWFVIPFILLLAGVQVAFQLYYFMHMSHKGHEFPAMFIYGGVFVMLLLVWAFTTVIWW